In one window of Thermodesulfobacteriota bacterium DNA:
- a CDS encoding TetR/AcrR family transcriptional regulator C-terminal domain-containing protein, with product MHYSALEGHELSDMFFDSYVEYINMLLSEYIKDRISDGAFKKINPIVAARAFIGMVINCIIVQELFREKRKRSIKREDVVESFVTIFLEGMKI from the coding sequence TTGCATTACAGTGCACTTGAGGGTCATGAATTATCGGATATGTTTTTTGATTCCTATGTAGAGTACATAAATATGTTGCTATCGGAATATATAAAAGATCGAATATCAGATGGAGCGTTTAAAAAAATTAATCCGATAGTTGCTGCGAGAGCTTTTATAGGTATGGTAATAAATTGTATAATTGTTCAGGAGCTATTTAGGGAGAAAAGAAAGAGAAGTATTAAACGGGAGGATGTAGTGGAATCCTTTGTGACAATTTTCCTTGAAGGTATGAAAATATAA